One genomic window of bacterium includes the following:
- a CDS encoding ABC transporter ATP-binding protein, giving the protein MCLEIRGNEFFSLLGPSGCGKTTILRMISGFERPSEGEVYLNGRLANDIPAYRRDTNLIFQHLALFPHLDVYDNIAFGLRLKRFDRNTIRGKVLRVLDLVDLRGFEARRVHQLSGGQKQRVAIARALVNEPPVLLLDEPLGALDLRLRMQMQVELKEIQHRVGTTFVYVTHDQTEAMTMSDRIAVLRDGVVEQVGSGRDIYELPRTRFVATFLGESNLLEGRVTEAKPDRVVVSVFGITFGARPNGPVEAGMAVHLSVRPERLRIATRTAREALGDEFDNRFAASIETLTFKGAVAEYRLLASFGQRVTAQVPADGRTLLRPGDAVDVAWRAQDGVVLTE; this is encoded by the coding sequence GTGTGCCTTGAGATTCGGGGGAACGAGTTTTTTTCGCTCCTCGGTCCGAGCGGCTGTGGGAAGACGACAATTCTCCGCATGATCAGCGGGTTCGAGCGTCCGTCCGAGGGCGAGGTCTACCTCAACGGACGCCTCGCGAATGACATCCCGGCCTACCGGCGTGACACCAATCTCATTTTTCAGCACCTCGCGCTGTTCCCCCACCTCGATGTCTACGACAACATCGCGTTCGGATTGCGCCTCAAGCGGTTCGACCGCAACACGATCCGGGGCAAGGTCCTGCGGGTCCTGGACCTGGTGGACCTTCGCGGCTTCGAGGCGCGGCGCGTGCACCAGTTGAGCGGCGGCCAGAAGCAGCGCGTGGCGATCGCGCGCGCACTCGTCAACGAACCTCCCGTCCTGCTTCTGGACGAGCCGCTCGGCGCGCTCGACCTTCGGCTCCGGATGCAGATGCAGGTAGAGCTCAAAGAGATTCAACACCGCGTCGGCACGACGTTCGTCTACGTAACGCACGACCAAACCGAGGCCATGACGATGTCGGACCGGATCGCCGTGTTGCGCGACGGCGTCGTCGAACAAGTCGGCAGCGGCCGCGATATCTACGAGCTGCCGCGAACTCGCTTCGTGGCCACGTTCCTGGGCGAGAGCAATCTCCTCGAGGGGCGGGTGACAGAGGCGAAGCCGGATCGCGTAGTCGTGTCCGTCTTCGGAATAACGTTTGGGGCTCGGCCGAACGGTCCCGTCGAGGCGGGAATGGCCGTCCACCTCAGTGTCCGGCCCGAACGGCTACGGATCGCCACACGGACCGCCCGGGAGGCGCTCGGCGACGAATTCGACAATCGCTTCGCCGCGTCGATCGAGACGCTCACGTTCAAAGGCGCCGTCGCGGAGTACCGGCTGCTGGCATCGTTCGGTCAACGCGTCACGGCCCAGGTGCCCGCCGACGGGCGCACGCTGCTGCGGCCCGGCGATGCCGTCGACGTCGCGTGGCGAGCGCAGGACGGCGTGGTGCTGACGGAATGA
- a CDS encoding ABC transporter permease, whose amino-acid sequence MAGRAPRPRVRGDRPRALTVTGLVGPAALFIVSTLITALAILLVNSAFHFTGTQVQPILTFEAYGRFVRDPFYADVVFQEFRLALITTAACLVIGYPSAYAITKIRRPGWVIVAYILVFSPLLTSSIVRAYGWLIILARGGIVNWALLHLHLAASPIRLIFNFTGVTIALVHVLLPFTVFPILSVLLRMDPEVREAAADLGANRLQAFLRVTWPLSFPGVYAAAQLTFILAMNAYVTPQLLGGGRVQVLPLLIYQNISDLNWPLAAVEAIALIALVWTIILVSTVVFRKSIAVAGRSA is encoded by the coding sequence ATGGCGGGGCGCGCGCCGCGTCCGCGCGTCCGGGGCGACCGGCCGCGCGCGCTCACGGTCACCGGCCTGGTTGGCCCGGCGGCGCTCTTCATCGTCAGCACCCTGATAACGGCGCTCGCCATCCTGCTCGTTAACAGCGCGTTCCACTTCACCGGGACGCAGGTGCAGCCGATCCTGACGTTTGAGGCGTACGGCCGCTTCGTCCGGGACCCGTTCTACGCAGACGTCGTCTTCCAAGAGTTCCGTCTCGCCCTCATCACCACCGCGGCGTGTCTGGTCATCGGCTACCCGTCCGCCTACGCGATCACCAAGATCCGCCGCCCCGGTTGGGTCATCGTGGCGTACATCCTCGTCTTCTCGCCGCTGCTGACCAGCAGCATCGTGCGGGCCTACGGCTGGCTCATCATCCTCGCGCGCGGCGGCATCGTAAACTGGGCGCTGCTCCACCTGCACCTCGCCGCGTCGCCGATCCGGCTGATCTTCAATTTCACTGGGGTGACCATCGCGCTCGTCCACGTGCTGCTGCCGTTCACGGTCTTTCCGATTCTGAGCGTGCTGCTGCGTATGGATCCGGAGGTCCGAGAGGCGGCCGCGGACCTCGGCGCAAATCGGCTCCAGGCGTTCCTGCGGGTGACGTGGCCGCTGTCCTTCCCCGGCGTTTACGCCGCGGCGCAATTGACGTTCATTCTCGCCATGAACGCCTACGTCACGCCGCAGCTGCTCGGCGGCGGTCGCGTCCAGGTCCTTCCGCTCCTCATTTATCAAAACATCTCCGACCTCAACTGGCCCCTGGCCGCGGTGGAGGCGATCGCGCTCATCGCCCTGGTGTGGACGATCATTCTTGTATCCACCGTGGTCTTCCGGAAATCGATCGCCGTCGCCGGGCGCAGCGCGTGA
- a CDS encoding ABC transporter permease, translating to MTAERADRLTVALWVYLGLVGVYMLAPLALVIADSVNTSTYGTFPFPGVTLRWYVNALFQVPEFRSGMTNSLLVAVGATALALVLGTPAAYGLTRYRFPVRGLTQSLLLLPLIVPAIVFGAALFLLYIRVGLYGTRTGLILGHALLGLPFVVSIVAASLQTLGREYEEAAMDLGANPLRTFFAVTIPSIRPGLTVAALFAFVTSFDQVEVSLFLTRPRNNTLPIAMLNYEENYQDPTLAAISTVLIGFTVVLVLVAVSLLKTQEYRRLIERG from the coding sequence GTGACGGCCGAACGCGCGGATCGTCTCACCGTCGCCCTCTGGGTCTACTTGGGCTTGGTGGGCGTGTACATGCTGGCTCCGCTCGCGCTGGTCATCGCCGACTCGGTCAACACATCGACCTACGGGACGTTCCCCTTCCCCGGGGTGACGCTGCGATGGTACGTCAACGCCCTCTTCCAGGTACCCGAATTCCGCAGCGGGATGACCAATTCGCTGCTGGTCGCCGTGGGCGCCACCGCGCTGGCGCTCGTACTCGGGACGCCGGCGGCGTACGGGCTTACGCGCTACCGGTTCCCCGTCCGGGGTCTGACCCAGTCCTTGCTCCTGCTCCCCCTCATCGTGCCCGCGATCGTGTTCGGGGCCGCGCTGTTTCTCTTGTACATTCGGGTCGGCCTGTACGGTACACGCACCGGCCTCATTCTGGGACACGCGCTCCTCGGGCTTCCGTTTGTCGTGTCCATCGTCGCCGCCAGCCTCCAGACGCTTGGCCGGGAATATGAGGAGGCCGCGATGGACCTGGGCGCCAACCCGCTGCGTACCTTCTTTGCGGTGACGATTCCGTCGATCCGGCCCGGGCTCACCGTTGCGGCGTTGTTCGCCTTTGTGACATCGTTCGACCAGGTCGAGGTCTCGCTGTTCCTGACGCGTCCCAGGAACAACACTCTGCCCATCGCCATGCTCAACTACGAGGAAAACTACCAGGACCCGACGCTGGCCGCGATCTCCACGGTGCTTATCGGGTTCACGGTCGTGCTCGTGCTCGTCGCGGTCTCACTGCTCAAGACGCAGGAATACCGCCGGCTCATCGAACGCGGTTGA
- a CDS encoding succinylglutamate desuccinylase/aspartoacylase family protein, with protein MGDVFEMGTARAGRGTLATGYIESAYLRDGSRVQIPLIVLHGGAPGPVLWVGSTIHGDEIPGCEVIRRLTREHVDPRTLRGTLVAVPVQHPVAYGTSSRLTFHDGVNINRVFPGNARGTLTERIAYDLFHKGVAAADVVLDIHSNAIGAVSFNIVRVGGSGPAWDSQWDLAEAFGITVAVGRLGQTGLSGMLQDAALDAGKPALTVELSGGYVWEEPSVRAGVTGVMNVLRHLKMLDGPAEPQTEVPVIGGRLTNRHYLACDHGGLVRPLVPLGAPVKRDEPVAVLYDVFGNDVETIRSPIDGWVITYPVTGNRTAASGDSIAFVFGL; from the coding sequence ATGGGCGACGTCTTTGAGATGGGAACGGCCCGGGCGGGGCGGGGCACGCTGGCGACGGGGTACATCGAAAGCGCCTACCTGCGCGATGGCTCGCGCGTCCAAATCCCGCTGATCGTCCTGCACGGTGGAGCACCGGGCCCTGTCCTGTGGGTCGGCTCGACGATACACGGAGACGAGATTCCCGGCTGCGAAGTCATCCGGCGTCTCACCCGGGAGCACGTCGATCCGAGAACGCTCCGCGGCACGCTGGTGGCCGTGCCCGTGCAGCACCCGGTGGCGTACGGAACTTCGTCGCGGCTCACCTTTCACGACGGTGTGAACATCAACCGTGTGTTTCCCGGCAACGCCCGCGGGACGCTGACGGAACGAATCGCGTACGATCTATTCCACAAGGGCGTGGCCGCGGCGGACGTGGTGCTGGACATCCACTCCAACGCGATCGGCGCGGTCAGCTTTAACATCGTCCGGGTCGGGGGCTCCGGCCCGGCGTGGGACTCCCAGTGGGATCTCGCGGAAGCGTTCGGGATCACCGTCGCCGTCGGCCGGTTGGGCCAGACCGGGTTGAGCGGCATGCTGCAGGACGCGGCGCTGGACGCTGGCAAGCCCGCGCTCACCGTGGAACTTTCCGGCGGCTATGTCTGGGAGGAGCCGTCCGTCCGGGCGGGAGTGACCGGCGTGATGAACGTCCTGAGGCATTTGAAGATGCTCGACGGACCGGCAGAACCGCAGACCGAGGTCCCCGTGATCGGCGGCAGGCTGACGAACCGCCATTATCTCGCCTGCGACCACGGCGGGCTGGTACGGCCGCTCGTGCCGCTCGGCGCGCCCGTCAAGCGCGACGAGCCCGTCGCCGTGCTCTACGACGTGTTCGGAAACGACGTTGAAACCATTCGGAGCCCGATCGACGGATGGGTGATCACATATCCGGTCACCGGCAACCGCACCGCGGCCAGCGGCGACAGCATCGCCTTTGTGTTCGGACTATAG
- a CDS encoding Xaa-Pro peptidase family protein, with amino-acid sequence MAAPWDAVQREVRERQASAAIAASPESVRHLAGVHFASQVMIRRRFAFVVIPATGEPMLLVQAVLEGTARSRGLIPDVATYVTGPVEGLAAQLAQRGLDRGALLVELDFLPAADARRLASLVPDARVEDAGELFRSRRQVRLPNDLREHERCARAAERAIQIAFSLAAGGDATERQVYARMQDAMLTIGGGVIPFITLASGAERTLDVHAHPSSRLIDRGDLLRVDCVGFFSGLYTDMARTVVIGEATPDQRAMYRRVRAVQKDVVAFLRPGVPAGAVYEYFLERVKARGVSFAYRYVGHSVGYGVVEDPVMTPDVHDPLLPGMVLCVEVMDRVPGLGAVHLEDMLVLTEDGPQVWTGIMAADELPEYG; translated from the coding sequence ATGGCGGCTCCGTGGGATGCGGTCCAGCGCGAAGTCAGGGAGCGACAGGCGTCGGCCGCGATCGCGGCCTCGCCGGAAAGCGTTCGCCACCTGGCCGGCGTGCACTTCGCCAGCCAGGTGATGATCCGCCGGAGGTTTGCGTTCGTCGTCATTCCCGCCACCGGCGAACCGATGCTGCTCGTGCAGGCGGTGCTCGAAGGAACCGCGCGATCCCGGGGGCTCATCCCGGACGTCGCCACGTACGTCACCGGTCCGGTCGAAGGGCTCGCGGCGCAGCTCGCGCAGCGCGGCCTCGACCGCGGCGCGCTCCTCGTCGAACTCGACTTCCTTCCGGCCGCGGACGCGCGCCGGCTTGCTTCGCTCGTGCCCGACGCGCGCGTCGAGGATGCCGGCGAGTTGTTCCGGTCGCGCCGCCAGGTCCGGCTGCCGAACGACCTCCGAGAGCACGAGCGCTGCGCCCGCGCGGCGGAGCGCGCCATTCAGATCGCATTTTCGCTCGCGGCCGGCGGTGACGCTACCGAGCGACAGGTGTACGCGCGCATGCAGGACGCGATGCTGACCATCGGGGGCGGCGTCATTCCATTTATCACGCTCGCGTCCGGCGCGGAGCGCACGTTGGACGTCCACGCGCATCCTTCCAGCCGGCTGATCGACCGCGGCGACCTTCTCCGCGTCGACTGCGTCGGGTTCTTCTCCGGATTGTACACCGATATGGCCCGCACCGTGGTCATCGGCGAGGCCACCCCGGACCAGCGGGCGATGTATCGTCGGGTGCGTGCGGTCCAGAAAGACGTCGTCGCGTTCTTGCGCCCGGGCGTGCCGGCCGGCGCCGTGTACGAGTACTTTCTCGAGCGTGTGAAAGCGCGCGGCGTGTCCTTCGCCTATCGGTACGTCGGCCACAGCGTCGGCTACGGGGTCGTAGAGGATCCCGTCATGACGCCGGACGTACACGATCCGCTGCTGCCCGGGATGGTGCTATGCGTGGAGGTGATGGACCGCGTGCCGGGGCTGGGCGCGGTTCATCTCGAAGACATGCTGGTCCTCACCGAGGACGGGCCGCAGGTCTGGACCGGCATCATGGCCGCGGACGAACTGCCCGAGTACGGTTAA
- a CDS encoding hydantoinase B/oxoprolinase family protein — protein MAARAGLGEERSTTADPVFLGIFKNRIQAIAEEMANVVLRTGFTVFVKETADFGTFLLSPAGETFGSPVVTGVNLSLGIPGEGIIDAIPEWHEGDIAIANDPYATAGVSTHLADVYLIKPIFAEGRVIAFGCCFVHSSDVGGKVPGSITPAAYDIYQEGIRLAPVKLYERGQLDERILRIFLDNCRIPEQNWGDLRALMAALHTGERRLHELVARYGVAQVERGIEDLLGYAERRVRAMIREIPDGEYTFWDYLEDGPGGYPIRLRCRLVVRGEEVLLDFEGTDPQVRAAFNLPSSNKQGHFMFVPTLVRYFRTLDPAVPWNTGMVRMVRNSAPLGSLLNPQPPAAVGVRAATFIRLMDVLIGALSLAQPDRLPAAGAGQACIVLLAMDDMRTGKRLVGVVQPICGGCGGRPMADGIDGMDFSVGYLRNVPAETLEADMPLLVEHYGLRPDSGGPGRYRGGMGIELTIRVFSPDTVMTARGMERMHFRPWGRLGGMPGRPGTAFKNRGAADEAPTGRIDELLLQPGDTMTFLSQGGGGYGDPYERDPLRVLADVRRGLVSSESARADYGVVLQDGELDAAATQVVRSGRPARRLEFDYGPERDAFEAVWTDAMQTALNAALAGYPLSLRNYLKQRAMIEVDARVRAGRTTRPAGLAGLVGDIAQQMAGRVRPG, from the coding sequence ATGGCGGCGCGCGCGGGTCTCGGCGAAGAGCGCTCCACGACGGCCGATCCGGTGTTCCTTGGGATTTTCAAGAATCGGATTCAGGCGATCGCGGAGGAAATGGCCAACGTCGTACTCCGCACCGGGTTCACGGTGTTCGTCAAGGAGACCGCGGACTTCGGCACGTTCCTCTTGTCGCCCGCGGGCGAAACCTTCGGGTCCCCGGTCGTGACGGGGGTGAACTTATCGCTCGGCATCCCCGGGGAAGGCATCATCGACGCGATCCCCGAGTGGCACGAAGGGGACATCGCGATCGCGAACGATCCCTACGCGACCGCGGGCGTATCGACCCATCTCGCCGACGTCTACCTCATCAAACCGATCTTCGCGGAGGGCCGCGTTATCGCGTTCGGGTGTTGCTTTGTGCATTCGTCGGACGTGGGCGGCAAAGTGCCCGGCAGCATCACGCCGGCCGCCTACGACATCTATCAGGAAGGTATACGCCTGGCTCCCGTCAAGCTGTATGAGCGCGGACAGCTCGACGAGCGGATCCTCCGCATCTTCCTCGATAACTGCCGCATCCCGGAGCAGAACTGGGGAGACCTCCGGGCATTGATGGCGGCGCTGCACACGGGAGAGCGGCGGCTCCACGAGCTGGTCGCGCGGTACGGCGTCGCGCAGGTCGAGCGCGGCATCGAGGATCTTCTCGGCTACGCGGAACGCCGGGTGCGCGCGATGATCCGCGAGATCCCGGATGGCGAGTACACGTTCTGGGACTATCTCGAGGACGGTCCGGGCGGCTATCCCATCCGGCTGCGCTGCCGGCTCGTCGTGCGCGGGGAGGAGGTGTTGCTGGACTTCGAGGGCACCGACCCTCAAGTCCGCGCGGCGTTTAATCTCCCATCGTCCAACAAGCAGGGGCATTTCATGTTCGTCCCCACGCTCGTGCGGTATTTTCGCACCCTCGACCCGGCGGTGCCATGGAACACCGGCATGGTCCGAATGGTCCGGAACAGCGCCCCGCTCGGCAGTTTGCTGAACCCACAGCCGCCCGCGGCCGTCGGCGTTCGGGCCGCCACCTTCATTCGGTTGATGGACGTCCTGATTGGCGCACTGAGCCTCGCGCAGCCGGACCGGCTGCCCGCGGCGGGCGCCGGTCAGGCGTGCATTGTGCTTTTGGCCATGGATGATATGCGGACGGGGAAGCGGTTGGTGGGCGTGGTCCAGCCGATCTGCGGGGGATGCGGCGGGCGCCCGATGGCGGACGGCATCGACGGGATGGATTTCTCGGTCGGGTATCTCCGCAACGTGCCGGCGGAGACCCTGGAAGCCGACATGCCGCTCCTGGTGGAGCACTACGGTCTGCGCCCGGACTCAGGCGGTCCCGGCCGGTACAGGGGAGGCATGGGTATCGAGCTTACGATCCGCGTCTTTTCGCCCGATACCGTCATGACGGCCCGCGGCATGGAGCGCATGCATTTTCGGCCATGGGGACGGCTCGGCGGGATGCCGGGCCGTCCCGGCACCGCGTTCAAGAACCGCGGCGCAGCCGACGAGGCGCCGACCGGCCGCATCGATGAGTTGCTGCTCCAGCCCGGGGACACGATGACGTTTCTCTCGCAGGGCGGCGGCGGCTACGGTGACCCGTACGAGCGAGACCCGCTCCGCGTTCTCGCCGATGTCCGGCGCGGTCTCGTCTCGTCCGAATCGGCCCGAGCCGACTACGGCGTCGTGCTCCAGGACGGCGAACTCGACGCGGCGGCGACGCAGGTTGTGCGGAGCGGCCGGCCCGCGCGGCGGCTCGAATTCGACTACGGGCCCGAACGGGACGCCTTCGAGGCGGTCTGGACCGACGCGATGCAGACCGCGCTCAACGCCGCGCTCGCCGGCTATCCGCTGTCGCTTCGCAACTATCTGAAGCAGCGGGCGATGATCGAGGTGGACGCACGCGTCCGAGCCGGGCGGACCACGAGACCCGCCGGTCTGGCCGGTCTCGTGGGCGACATAGCGCAGCAGATGGCCGGCCGCGTGCGGCCGGGATAA
- a CDS encoding hydantoinase/oxoprolinase family protein: MAARYRLGVDIGGTFTDVMVADETGSVVATLKTPSVPSAPEAAVFQALSELAAAGIAAEDVALFVHGTTLAVNTLIERNGARTGLLVTKGFRDILEIRRLRLENTTDFYGEKPVPLVPRDLVVEIDERLFADGGVHRPLDEAGVREAARRLAGDGVQAIAVCFMHAYRNAAHERRARDIVRSERPELFVCVSADLWPQQREYERCLVAVMNAYIGARMAGYFRGLDAGAARHGLRAQVLSTKSNGGVMTAARAAEEPVHTLLSGPASGVIGAAHVARLAGASHIVTLDMGGTSADVAVVTEGQPAYSTENSVGDFPVIMPAVDVSSIGAGGGSVAWLDAAGVLKVGPQSAGADPGPACYGRGGRLPTVTDAYVHLGIIAPDRFLGGQMPLDATLAARALEELGRALGISSRAAAQAIMDVTTSNMYAQFTPLMARRGVDPRDFTLLAYGGAGPTHAFLLAGEVGIGRVLVPPSPGTLCALGCIVADLRNDFVHTLYRSGKDLTEQELEEGYARLEDQGGQWLREESARGIALESSYVLYSADMRYEGQAFEIEVAVPGAERGDRTAIGRRFHELYHSVFGVSDPDAPLMFVNLRATVVGVTAKVARLEARAGRTDASRGETRSVFLDGRETKASVLPRAAVGADRWIAGPVIVEQYDTTTFVPAGYRVRSDGLGNLIGEAV; this comes from the coding sequence ATGGCGGCACGCTACCGGCTCGGGGTCGACATCGGCGGGACATTCACCGACGTCATGGTGGCGGATGAAACGGGATCCGTGGTCGCGACGCTCAAGACCCCGTCGGTGCCCTCGGCGCCGGAAGCGGCGGTCTTTCAGGCGCTTTCCGAGCTTGCGGCCGCCGGCATCGCGGCGGAGGACGTGGCCCTCTTCGTCCACGGCACCACGCTGGCCGTAAACACCTTGATCGAACGGAACGGCGCACGCACGGGCCTGCTTGTAACCAAGGGCTTCCGCGACATTCTCGAGATCCGCCGGCTGCGCCTCGAGAACACGACGGACTTCTATGGAGAAAAGCCCGTGCCGCTCGTGCCCCGCGATCTCGTGGTAGAGATCGACGAGCGTCTCTTCGCCGACGGCGGGGTTCACCGTCCGCTCGACGAGGCGGGGGTGCGTGAGGCTGCGCGGCGGCTGGCCGGTGACGGCGTCCAAGCGATCGCGGTCTGCTTCATGCACGCGTACCGGAACGCGGCGCACGAGCGCCGGGCGCGGGACATCGTGCGATCCGAACGGCCGGAATTATTCGTCTGCGTGAGCGCGGATCTCTGGCCGCAACAGCGCGAGTATGAGCGCTGCCTGGTGGCGGTGATGAACGCCTACATCGGCGCGCGGATGGCGGGGTACTTTCGAGGATTGGACGCGGGTGCCGCGCGGCACGGTCTTCGCGCGCAGGTCCTTTCGACCAAATCGAACGGCGGCGTCATGACGGCCGCCCGCGCCGCTGAGGAACCGGTGCACACGCTGCTGTCGGGACCGGCGTCGGGTGTGATCGGTGCCGCGCACGTCGCGCGGCTCGCCGGCGCGTCACACATCGTTACGCTGGACATGGGCGGCACCAGTGCCGATGTGGCGGTCGTCACCGAGGGGCAGCCGGCCTATTCGACTGAGAACTCGGTCGGCGATTTCCCGGTCATCATGCCGGCCGTCGACGTCTCTTCGATCGGCGCCGGGGGAGGATCAGTTGCGTGGCTCGACGCCGCGGGCGTCTTGAAAGTCGGCCCGCAGAGCGCCGGCGCCGATCCGGGTCCGGCCTGCTACGGTCGAGGCGGTCGCCTTCCCACGGTGACGGACGCGTATGTTCACCTCGGGATCATCGCCCCGGACCGGTTCCTCGGCGGACAGATGCCGCTCGACGCCACTCTCGCCGCCCGCGCGCTGGAAGAGTTGGGCCGCGCACTGGGGATCTCTTCGCGGGCGGCCGCGCAGGCCATCATGGACGTGACGACCTCGAACATGTACGCGCAGTTCACCCCCCTCATGGCCAGGCGCGGCGTAGACCCCCGGGACTTCACCCTGCTTGCCTACGGAGGCGCCGGACCCACCCATGCGTTCTTGCTGGCCGGCGAGGTTGGGATCGGGCGGGTGCTTGTACCCCCGTCGCCCGGTACGCTCTGTGCGCTCGGATGCATCGTTGCCGACCTGCGCAACGATTTCGTGCACACGCTGTATCGAAGCGGCAAGGACCTGACCGAGCAGGAACTCGAAGAAGGGTACGCCCGACTGGAGGACCAGGGAGGCCAATGGCTTCGTGAAGAGAGCGCGCGCGGGATCGCTCTCGAGTCATCGTACGTCCTCTACAGCGCCGACATGCGCTACGAAGGGCAGGCGTTTGAGATCGAAGTCGCCGTGCCGGGCGCGGAGCGCGGCGATCGGACAGCGATCGGACGGCGCTTTCATGAGCTGTACCATTCGGTGTTCGGCGTGAGCGACCCCGACGCACCGCTCATGTTCGTGAACCTCCGCGCGACCGTCGTAGGAGTGACCGCGAAGGTTGCGCGGCTGGAGGCGCGGGCCGGACGCACCGACGCGTCTCGCGGCGAGACGCGGTCGGTGTTCCTCGACGGGCGGGAGACGAAGGCGTCGGTGCTTCCCCGCGCTGCGGTCGGTGCAGACCGGTGGATCGCAGGCCCGGTAATCGTCGAACAGTATGACACGACCACTTTTGTCCCGGCCGGATATCGGGTGCGCTCCGACGGCCTCGGCAATCTCATCGGGGAGGCCGTGTAA
- a CDS encoding gamma-glutamylcyclotransferase, whose amino-acid sequence MAVELFVNGTLMRGLALHGNLDGAVFLGEARTAPIYRLYSIGDRHPGMFETSEGGVSVSGELYRVTEDLCRRIEAGEPPGLYRGEVVLEDGRRVAGILYPRALAEAGHRDISSYGGWRAYAAATLNRVEGPASRRSIET is encoded by the coding sequence ATGGCGGTTGAGCTGTTCGTCAACGGGACGCTGATGCGGGGCCTCGCCCTTCACGGCAACCTCGACGGGGCCGTGTTTCTGGGCGAGGCCCGCACGGCCCCGATCTACCGGCTGTACTCGATCGGCGACCGGCACCCCGGCATGTTCGAAACCTCCGAGGGCGGGGTGTCCGTGTCGGGAGAGTTGTATCGCGTGACCGAGGACCTCTGCCGGCGGATCGAGGCGGGAGAGCCCCCCGGTTTGTACCGCGGGGAGGTCGTGCTCGAAGACGGGCGGCGGGTGGCGGGCATCCTCTACCCGCGCGCACTGGCCGAGGCGGGACACCGTGACATCTCGTCCTACGGCGGGTGGCGCGCGTACGCCGCGGCCACTTTGAACCGCGTGGAGGGACCGGCCTCCCGGCGATCCATCGAGACGTGA